TTAATCATTCCGATGTTGCTAGTAGTATCATATATTATTTCAAAGAAAGTTTCAGACCCTATTGAAATATTAGAAAAAGTTTCAACTCAGATATCTAATTCAGATTTTACAGAAGTCGTAGAGATAAAATCCAAAAATGAATTGGAAAGTTTGGGAAATAATATAAATAAAATGGCTAGAAAATTAAAGCAAAATATAGAAGAATTAAATTTATTGAATGATAAATTAAAAGTGGAGTTAAAAGAAAAAGAGAGAATTTTAGAAACAGAGAAAATGTTTATGAGAGCGATTGGACATGAATTAAAAACACCAGTTGCAATAATAAATGGATATATAGAAGCTCTACAAGATGGAATGATAGATGAAAATGAAAAGAAAAACACATATGATATTATATATAACGAAGCCATGTCTATAAATAAGTTGGTAAAAGATATAAATAGCTGTTTGAAGTATGAATTTAGAGATCTAAAGCCAAGTTTTGAAAAAGTTAATTTAAAAGAGATAATAGAACTTGGTTTAAATAAGTACTCATTGGATATTGAGCAAAAAAAGATAAACTTAAAAGTAGAATTAGATGATTTAGAGATAGTAACAGATATAAAAATATTTAATATTATTTTAAATAATTTAATTACCAATGCTTTAACATATGTAAATGAGGAGAGAGAAGTTGGGATATTATTAAAAGGAAACACTCTAATAATTGAAAATAGTGCAGAGAATATTTCAGATGAGATGATAGAGAAGATATTTAATCCTTTTTATAAAATAGATAGTTCTAGAAGTAGAAAATATGGAGGAACTGGATTAGGGCTCTCTATAGTAAAAAATTTGTTAGAGATTTTAAAGTTAGGATATAGTTTTACTTATGATAAAGAAAGAGGTGTTGTAAAATTTACAATAGATTTTTTGTAAAAAGTATTGACTCTCAAGTCACTTTATAGTTTATAATAATTTAATTAAGGTATTAAAATATGGAGTTGATTAAAATGGAAAAAAGGGAGTTAATTGTTTTTTCTGTGAAAAATCTTATTCTTGAAAAAGGGTATAGTAATATTTCAGTAGAGGATATTACAAAAAATTTAGGAATTGCTAAAGGAAGTTTTTATACATATTTTAAAAGTAAGCATTGTGTGATAGATTATATATTGTTAGAGCAATTAACCAAAATTGAGGAAAAAATAAAATATTTTTTTGAAGAAAATATGAAATTAGAAGATTGTATAAAAAAATTAGTAAGTGCCAGAATTATATTAGAAGATGATGATATGATAAAAAGAAACTTAGTGATAGTAAGCCTTTTTAGAAATTTAGAT
This portion of the Candidatus Fusobacterium pullicola genome encodes:
- a CDS encoding HAMP domain-containing protein, translated to MKRKKIFYKIFLYFCLAAYLPLALIYAFNFFYVDKYIFEDKKNSLIKIAENVDIDHLKKVKKEDIKYGENKLDIYLRYVDLNEKSGNTDFFKFFNRTEMKVDIKKLKLNDYDIKTVKLSALRNHFFLIKKISDHEIIVAIGEIISPKVATAIIVGLYKRYSLLIIPMLLVVSYIISKKVSDPIEILEKVSTQISNSDFTEVVEIKSKNELESLGNNINKMARKLKQNIEELNLLNDKLKVELKEKERILETEKMFMRAIGHELKTPVAIINGYIEALQDGMIDENEKKNTYDIIYNEAMSINKLVKDINSCLKYEFRDLKPSFEKVNLKEIIELGLNKYSLDIEQKKINLKVELDDLEIVTDIKIFNIILNNLITNALTYVNEEREVGILLKGNTLIIENSAENISDEMIEKIFNPFYKIDSSRSRKYGGTGLGLSIVKNLLEILKLGYSFTYDKERGVVKFTIDFL
- a CDS encoding TetR/AcrR family transcriptional regulator; protein product: MEKRELIVFSVKNLILEKGYSNISVEDITKNLGIAKGSFYTYFKSKHCVIDYILLEQLTKIEEKIKYFFEENMKLEDCIKKLVSARIILEDDDMIKRNLVIVSLFRNLDSLDKETLGLLREIEEKNIEVISQVIKKYRVDINDKELRIYSKMLNDMINSYKNFNLFISEKTRAFITTTNELREKYKEKNFQINIEILIESILKILTESVNLK